From Roseburia hominis, the proteins below share one genomic window:
- a CDS encoding Uma2 family endonuclease, with protein sequence MRFYGIREKMEEKGITLGMLAEGTRIPLPELIKVREGEEAQVSVEERERLENLLELESFDVTPNGTENIIRESPVYLARKSDYTLEDYDALPDDVRAELIDGQFFVMDAPFLEHQVVSGALYFAMQQYIREKKGTCFVLTAPVGVQIDCDEKTVVQPDILIICDRKKMIKRGIIGAPDLIVEILSESTRKKDMGIKLRKYRDAGVREYWMVDIRHRQVIVYYFEKDENPIIYGFEVKVPVGIYDGELEIDFEEIKERLELISD encoded by the coding sequence ATGAGATTTTATGGAATCAGAGAGAAAATGGAAGAAAAGGGCATCACACTTGGCATGTTGGCGGAAGGAACCAGGATTCCCTTGCCGGAATTGATTAAGGTAAGGGAGGGAGAAGAAGCACAGGTGAGTGTGGAAGAGAGGGAACGCCTGGAGAATTTACTGGAGCTTGAAAGCTTTGATGTTACGCCGAATGGAACGGAAAATATCATAAGGGAGAGCCCTGTGTATTTGGCGAGAAAGTCGGATTATACACTGGAGGATTATGATGCACTTCCTGATGATGTGCGGGCTGAGCTAATCGACGGGCAGTTTTTTGTGATGGACGCTCCGTTTCTGGAACATCAGGTGGTCAGTGGTGCGCTTTATTTTGCAATGCAGCAGTATATTAGAGAGAAGAAGGGGACATGTTTTGTGCTTACGGCACCGGTGGGAGTGCAGATCGACTGCGATGAGAAAACGGTGGTTCAGCCGGATATTCTTATTATTTGTGACCGTAAAAAGATGATAAAAAGAGGGATTATAGGTGCGCCGGATCTGATTGTGGAGATTTTATCTGAGTCTACCCGGAAAAAGGATATGGGTATTAAGCTGAGAAAATATAGGGATGCCGGAGTCAGGGAATATTGGATGGTGGACATCAGGCACCGTCAGGTTATCGTCTATTACTTTGAAAAGGACGAGAACCCAATCATTTATGGATTTGAAGTGAAAGTACCGGTCGGAATCTATGACGGTGAGCTGGAGATTGATTTTGAAGAAATCAAGGAGCGGTTGGAGCTGATTAGCGATTAG
- a CDS encoding methylated-DNA--[protein]-cysteine S-methyltransferase gives MKTQNISYHTFETCIGTMILGYTESSITHLTLARRPDGNAKNQILSPAVCSSPGIQLTDQTTKCCLPLVTRAISQITEYLEGKRQEFTLPLAPQGTPFQQAVWRALRTIPYGETRCYSEIAQMVGNPKACRAVGMANNRNPIIILIPCHRVVGKNGSLVGYAGGLDIKEKLLELEGARI, from the coding sequence ATGAAAACACAAAATATCTCTTATCACACATTTGAAACATGCATTGGAACTATGATTCTCGGGTATACCGAGAGTTCCATCACGCACCTCACTCTTGCCCGCAGACCAGATGGAAATGCCAAGAATCAGATACTCTCTCCCGCCGTATGCTCTTCTCCCGGAATACAGTTGACAGACCAAACAACCAAATGCTGCCTGCCTCTTGTAACCCGGGCCATTTCTCAGATTACCGAGTATCTGGAAGGAAAGCGTCAGGAATTCACGCTGCCGCTTGCTCCACAAGGTACCCCATTCCAACAAGCGGTATGGAGGGCTCTCAGAACCATCCCTTACGGGGAGACCAGATGCTATTCTGAAATTGCGCAAATGGTCGGGAATCCGAAAGCCTGTCGCGCTGTCGGCATGGCAAACAACCGGAATCCTATCATAATCCTGATTCCCTGTCACCGTGTCGTCGGAAAAAACGGCAGTCTGGTCGGTTACGCCGGCGGACTGGATATCAAAGAAAAATTATTAGAATTGGAGGGTGCCCGGATCTAA
- a CDS encoding N-acetylmannosamine-6-phosphate 2-epimerase: MKKRVEELRGKLIVSCQALPDEPLHSSFIMGRMALAAKEGGAMGIRANTREDILAIKSLVDLPVIGIVKRDYKDSAVYITPTMREVAELVEAKPEIIAMDATGALRPGGVDLDTFFAQVKEKYPDQLLMADCSTVEEALHADELGFDFIGTTMVGYTPQSKGMRIAENDFAILRKIVENVKHEVIAEGNINTPEKARRVIELGVFSVVVGSIITRPQIITRTFAQALQ; this comes from the coding sequence ATGAAAAAGAGAGTCGAAGAGCTGCGGGGAAAACTGATCGTATCCTGCCAGGCTCTGCCTGACGAACCACTTCATTCTTCGTTTATTATGGGAAGAATGGCGCTGGCCGCGAAAGAGGGTGGTGCAATGGGAATCAGGGCAAACACCCGGGAGGATATTCTTGCGATCAAGAGTCTGGTCGATCTGCCTGTCATTGGAATCGTGAAGCGCGATTATAAGGACAGTGCGGTCTACATTACCCCTACCATGCGGGAAGTGGCGGAACTGGTGGAAGCAAAACCAGAGATTATTGCAATGGATGCGACTGGGGCGTTAAGGCCGGGAGGAGTAGATCTTGATACATTTTTTGCACAGGTGAAAGAGAAATATCCTGACCAGCTATTGATGGCAGATTGCTCCACGGTAGAAGAAGCGCTTCATGCAGACGAACTGGGATTTGATTTTATAGGTACTACGATGGTGGGATATACTCCGCAGAGCAAAGGTATGCGGATCGCGGAAAATGATTTCGCGATACTGCGGAAGATCGTGGAGAACGTGAAGCATGAAGTGATTGCAGAGGGCAATATTAATACGCCCGAAAAAGCGAGACGGGTGATAGAATTAGGGGTCTTCAGCGTTGTAGTAGGCTCTATTATCACGAGGCCCCAGATCATTACCCGAACTTTTGCACAGGCACTGCAATAG
- a CDS encoding dihydrodipicolinate synthase family protein, which translates to MRNLDKYKGVIPAFYACYNEEGKVSPARVQELTRYFVEKGVKGVYVNGSSGECIYQSVEERKIVLENVMEAAQGKLTVIAHVACNNTEDSRVLAAHAESLGVDAIASIPPIYFRLPEYAIADYWNDISDAAPKTDFVIYNIPQLAGVALTMSLFEVMRKNPRVIGVKNSSMPVQDIQMFKQAAGEDYIIFNGPDEQFISGRVIGAEGGIGGTYGVMPELFLKMDEYVKAGKLDQAREIQYAVDAIIYKMCSAHGNMYAVVKEILRINEKLDIGSVRLPLAPLTASDREIAAEAAQMIVEAKEQYL; encoded by the coding sequence ATGAGAAATCTGGACAAGTATAAGGGAGTCATTCCGGCATTTTACGCATGTTACAATGAAGAGGGAAAGGTGAGCCCTGCTCGTGTGCAGGAACTGACTAGATATTTTGTGGAAAAAGGAGTAAAAGGAGTTTACGTCAACGGTTCTTCCGGTGAGTGTATCTATCAGAGCGTGGAGGAGCGTAAAATCGTTCTGGAAAATGTGATGGAAGCGGCGCAGGGGAAATTGACGGTAATCGCTCATGTGGCCTGCAATAATACGGAGGACAGCCGTGTGCTTGCAGCTCATGCTGAAAGCCTGGGAGTAGATGCCATTGCGTCGATTCCGCCGATTTATTTCCGCCTGCCGGAATATGCCATTGCGGATTACTGGAATGACATCAGTGACGCCGCACCGAAGACGGATTTTGTGATCTACAATATTCCTCAGCTGGCAGGGGTGGCGCTGACCATGAGCCTGTTTGAAGTGATGCGGAAGAACCCGAGGGTGATCGGCGTAAAGAACTCTTCCATGCCGGTTCAGGATATTCAGATGTTCAAGCAGGCAGCCGGAGAAGATTATATCATCTTTAACGGACCGGACGAACAGTTCATCAGCGGCCGTGTGATCGGTGCAGAGGGCGGAATCGGAGGAACTTATGGAGTCATGCCGGAACTGTTCCTTAAGATGGACGAATATGTAAAAGCAGGAAAGCTTGATCAGGCGAGAGAAATACAGTATGCGGTCGATGCGATCATTTACAAGATGTGCTCTGCTCATGGAAATATGTACGCGGTGGTCAAGGAAATTCTTAGAATCAATGAGAAACTGGATATCGGAAGCGTGAGACTTCCACTGGCTCCGCTTACCGCATCAGACAGGGAAATCGCGGCAGAGGCAGCACAGATGATCGTGGAGGCAAAGGAACAGTATCTGTAA
- a CDS encoding sodium:solute symporter, whose amino-acid sequence MQGFTVIDLIILIVYLAAVLFAGLHFAKKDMQGKEYFKSDGTVPWWVTSVSIFATLLSPISFLSLAGNSYAGTWIMWFAQLGMLLAIPLTIKFFLPIYSALDIDTAYHYLELRFGSKGLRVLGAVMFIIYQVGRMSIIMYLPCMVLSSLTGLNVNLLIVIMGVIAIIYSYTGGLKSVLWTDFIQGSVLLIGVTFALIYLLANINGGAGAVYDALTAGHKFLAEDQPVFNINILKDSVFLLIVGAGFNTMGSYVSSQDIVQRFTTTTDTKKLNKMMLTNGALSIFIATVFYLIGTGLSVFYQQNALPPAAAQDQIFASYIAFELPVGITGILLAAIYAASQSTLSTGLNSVAASWTLDIQSRLTKKELSFEKQTKIGQYVSLIVGVFAIVVSMVLANGGVKSAYEWFNGFMGLVLGILIGTFILGAFTKVANTFGATLAFIAASVVMVSIKYFIPAESVSIWSYSIISITVSLVVGIPASLIWRTVKGDRSEPAPNTTIYKK is encoded by the coding sequence ATGCAGGGTTTTACGGTAATAGATTTAATTATTTTGATCGTATATCTGGCGGCAGTGTTGTTTGCGGGACTACATTTTGCCAAGAAGGATATGCAGGGTAAAGAGTATTTTAAGAGTGATGGGACTGTGCCGTGGTGGGTGACTTCCGTGTCGATTTTCGCTACATTGCTAAGTCCGATATCCTTCCTGTCACTGGCGGGAAATTCCTACGCGGGGACATGGATCATGTGGTTCGCTCAGCTTGGCATGCTGCTTGCGATTCCGCTTACGATCAAGTTTTTCCTGCCAATATACAGTGCACTTGATATTGATACGGCCTACCATTATCTGGAGCTTCGGTTCGGCAGCAAAGGGCTTCGGGTACTCGGGGCAGTCATGTTTATCATTTATCAGGTAGGGCGAATGTCGATCATCATGTATCTTCCATGTATGGTGCTCTCCAGCCTGACAGGACTTAATGTGAATCTGCTGATTGTCATTATGGGCGTGATCGCGATCATTTATTCATATACGGGCGGCCTTAAATCCGTACTTTGGACGGACTTTATTCAAGGCTCCGTACTCCTTATAGGAGTTACATTTGCACTGATTTATCTGCTGGCGAATATTAATGGAGGCGCGGGCGCAGTCTATGATGCGCTGACGGCAGGACACAAATTCCTGGCTGAGGATCAGCCCGTTTTCAATATTAATATTCTGAAGGACAGTGTATTTCTTCTGATCGTAGGCGCCGGATTCAATACTATGGGGTCCTACGTATCCAGCCAGGATATTGTACAGCGTTTTACCACGACGACAGATACGAAGAAGTTAAATAAAATGATGCTGACGAACGGAGCGCTTTCCATTTTCATTGCTACCGTATTTTACCTGATCGGGACAGGGCTTTCTGTATTCTATCAGCAGAATGCACTGCCGCCGGCAGCAGCGCAGGATCAGATTTTCGCGTCCTACATTGCATTTGAGCTTCCAGTCGGAATTACAGGTATTTTGTTGGCGGCAATCTACGCGGCGTCCCAGTCCACACTTTCGACAGGGTTGAATTCCGTGGCGGCAAGCTGGACGCTGGATATCCAGTCAAGGCTGACGAAAAAAGAACTGAGCTTTGAAAAGCAGACGAAGATTGGACAGTATGTGTCACTTATCGTGGGTGTTTTCGCAATTGTGGTATCCATGGTTCTGGCAAATGGAGGCGTAAAATCAGCTTACGAGTGGTTCAACGGATTTATGGGTCTGGTTCTCGGTATTTTGATCGGAACCTTCATTCTGGGAGCATTTACCAAAGTGGCAAATACTTTCGGAGCGACTCTTGCCTTCATCGCGGCATCAGTTGTGATGGTCAGCATCAAATATTTCATTCCGGCGGAAAGCGTGTCGATCTGGTCTTATTCCATCATCTCAATCACGGTATCGCTGGTAGTGGGTATTCCGGCGAGCCTGATCTGGCGGACGGTAAAAGGAGACAGGTCAGAACCGGCGCCGAATACGACAATTTATAAAAAGTAG
- a CDS encoding YhcH/YjgK/YiaL family protein, whose amino-acid sequence MIYGNIYNLEGYAFPNEQLGECVEYVKTHDMLSLPTGRLEIDGERLYANIAEYTTVYADERFWEAHKAYLDVHVMLHGSERIDLAFLQDMETGDYVEKEDFLPMEGEMNASVTLREGDFLVCFPEDAHRTGVMSEASEKIKKAIFKVRI is encoded by the coding sequence ATGATTTATGGCAATATTTATAACTTAGAAGGGTATGCATTTCCCAATGAACAGCTTGGAGAATGTGTGGAATATGTGAAAACGCATGATATGCTCAGTCTGCCTACGGGGCGTTTGGAGATAGATGGAGAGCGTCTGTATGCCAATATCGCCGAGTATACGACGGTGTACGCAGATGAGAGATTCTGGGAAGCACACAAAGCCTATCTGGATGTGCATGTCATGCTTCATGGAAGTGAGAGGATCGACCTGGCTTTCCTTCAGGACATGGAGACAGGAGATTATGTGGAAAAAGAAGATTTTCTTCCGATGGAGGGAGAGATGAACGCGTCGGTCACGCTTCGGGAGGGAGATTTTCTGGTGTGTTTTCCGGAGGACGCACATAGGACCGGAGTAATGAGTGAGGCGTCTGAAAAGATTAAGAAAGCGATTTTCAAGGTTCGTATCTGA
- a CDS encoding ROK family protein — MQHYVCIDIGGTAIKCGIINENGEFLAKGQRETEAMKGGTSILAKAVQIVEDYREQYKLSGICISTAGMVDVETGEIFYSAPLIPGYKGINFKTSLEERFGIPCEVENDVNCAGLAEYISGAARGSRIVLCLTVGTGIGGCILIDGKVFRGSSGSASEVGYMQMEDSDFQTLGAASILCRKVAECKKEQLQDWTGYRVFEAAHKGDAVCIQAINEMTDILGKGIANICYVLNPGTVVIGGGIMAQEKVLMPKIQAALEKYLIPEICAKTRLKTAEYGNDAGMLGAFYHFKTIRNQNAEQ, encoded by the coding sequence ATGCAGCATTATGTATGTATTGATATTGGCGGAACTGCTATCAAGTGTGGTATAATAAATGAAAATGGAGAATTCCTGGCAAAAGGACAGCGTGAAACAGAAGCGATGAAAGGAGGGACATCTATTCTGGCCAAGGCAGTCCAAATCGTGGAAGACTACAGGGAACAATATAAACTGAGTGGTATATGTATTTCAACAGCCGGAATGGTGGATGTAGAGACGGGGGAGATTTTCTATTCTGCGCCTCTGATCCCCGGCTATAAAGGAATTAATTTTAAGACCAGCCTGGAAGAAAGGTTTGGCATTCCCTGTGAAGTGGAAAATGATGTAAACTGTGCAGGTCTTGCAGAATATATCTCAGGAGCGGCCCGGGGAAGCCGGATTGTGCTTTGCCTGACTGTGGGAACCGGAATCGGAGGCTGTATTTTGATCGACGGCAAGGTATTTCGCGGCTCTTCAGGCAGTGCCAGCGAGGTGGGATATATGCAAATGGAAGACAGTGATTTCCAGACGCTTGGTGCAGCGAGCATTCTCTGCCGGAAGGTAGCAGAGTGCAAGAAAGAACAGTTGCAGGACTGGACTGGATATCGGGTCTTTGAGGCGGCACATAAAGGGGATGCTGTATGCATACAGGCAATTAACGAAATGACGGATATCCTTGGAAAAGGAATCGCGAATATCTGTTATGTGCTGAATCCTGGAACCGTCGTGATCGGCGGAGGGATTATGGCACAGGAAAAAGTGCTGATGCCGAAGATTCAGGCAGCGCTTGAAAAATATCTGATTCCTGAGATTTGTGCGAAGACTAGACTGAAAACGGCCGAATATGGAAATGATGCTGGAATGCTGGGGGCATTTTACCATTTTAAAACGATCCGTAATCAAAATGCGGAGCAATAA
- a CDS encoding MurR/RpiR family transcriptional regulator has protein sequence MEYYIKSVVPIIESNYENFTAVEKSIADFFIHNQEKVDFSARSIGERLFVSEASLSRFAKKCGYRGYREFIYQYEEIFVEKRDSVAEHTRMVLNAYQELLNKTYSLMNENQIMRVCRYLSKASRVFVCGRGSSGLAAREMELRFMRIGLDIDSIQDSDLMKMQAVFQKETCVVIGLSISGEKEEVLYMLREAHRQKAKTVLVTSRNREEYDEYCDEVMLVPSLEYLNHGSVISPQFPILLMVDLIYSYYVEKDKYLKETMHGDTLKALKGER, from the coding sequence ATGGAATATTATATTAAATCAGTAGTACCGATTATTGAATCAAATTATGAGAATTTTACAGCAGTGGAAAAAAGCATTGCAGATTTCTTTATCCACAATCAGGAAAAGGTAGATTTTTCTGCGAGATCCATAGGAGAGAGACTATTCGTATCGGAAGCCTCTCTTTCCCGATTTGCCAAGAAATGCGGCTATCGCGGCTATCGGGAATTTATCTATCAGTATGAGGAAATTTTTGTAGAAAAGAGAGATTCTGTTGCAGAGCATACCAGAATGGTGCTCAATGCGTACCAGGAGCTTTTGAATAAGACTTACAGTCTGATGAATGAGAACCAGATTATGCGGGTCTGCCGCTATCTGAGCAAGGCGTCGCGTGTATTCGTCTGCGGACGGGGCAGTTCCGGTCTTGCGGCAAGAGAGATGGAACTGCGTTTTATGCGGATCGGGCTGGACATCGATTCGATTCAGGACAGTGATCTTATGAAAATGCAGGCGGTATTTCAGAAGGAGACCTGTGTGGTGATAGGGCTTAGCATCAGCGGGGAGAAGGAAGAGGTCCTCTATATGCTCCGCGAGGCGCATCGCCAGAAGGCGAAGACCGTGCTGGTCACATCAAGGAACCGGGAAGAGTATGATGAGTATTGCGATGAGGTGATGCTGGTACCTTCTCTGGAATATTTGAATCACGGCAGTGTGATCTCTCCGCAGTTTCCGATCCTGTTAATGGTAGATTTAATCTATTCTTATTATGTGGAAAAAGATAAATATTTAAAAGAAACAATGCATGGGGATACCCTGAAGGCATTGAAAGGAGAGCGCTAA
- the nagB gene encoding glucosamine-6-phosphate deaminase, producing the protein MRIYKTKDYSEMSRKAAGILASQIIMKPDSTLGLATGSTPIGLYDCLVEGYEKGDLDFSQVTTVNLDEYKGLPRENDQSYYYFMHKHLFDRVNVKPENVHLPDGTKEDSEAECAGYEALIRSTDGVDIQLLGLGHNGHIGFNEPADEFKKETHCVTLTERTIEANKRFFASADEVPKQAYTMGIGTIMRAKKILIVVSGEDKAEIVKQAFFGPVTPKVPASILQMHPDVTLVADEAALSKIPE; encoded by the coding sequence ATGAGAATTTATAAGACGAAAGATTATAGTGAGATGAGTAGAAAAGCTGCGGGAATCCTTGCTTCGCAGATCATTATGAAACCAGATAGTACACTGGGCCTTGCAACGGGCTCCACCCCAATCGGTTTATATGATTGTCTGGTAGAGGGGTATGAAAAGGGAGATTTGGATTTCTCTCAGGTTACAACTGTGAACTTGGATGAGTACAAAGGACTTCCCAGAGAAAATGATCAGAGCTATTACTATTTCATGCATAAGCATCTTTTTGACCGTGTGAATGTAAAGCCGGAGAATGTTCATCTTCCGGATGGAACGAAAGAGGACAGTGAGGCAGAGTGTGCCGGCTATGAAGCGCTGATCCGCTCTACGGACGGTGTAGATATCCAGCTCTTAGGTCTGGGACATAACGGACATATCGGCTTCAACGAGCCGGCAGATGAGTTCAAAAAAGAGACACACTGCGTGACCCTTACAGAGCGCACGATCGAGGCGAATAAACGGTTCTTTGCATCAGCAGACGAAGTGCCGAAGCAGGCTTATACGATGGGAATCGGTACGATCATGCGTGCTAAGAAGATTCTGATCGTGGTAAGCGGAGAAGACAAGGCAGAGATCGTAAAGCAGGCATTCTTCGGACCTGTGACACCGAAGGTTCCGGCGTCTATTTTGCAGATGCACCCGGACGTAACACTGGTTGCAGATGAGGCGGCACTTTCCAAGATTCCGGAATAA
- the nagA gene encoding N-acetylglucosamine-6-phosphate deacetylase — protein MIVKNVMVFTEEKEFVPGFLEIADGVFRQVCLGKETENAAFSQKEQIVDGQGAYALPGMIDLHFHGCMGYDFCDGTKEAVEAIAAYEASIGVTAISPATMTLPVEVLEEILGTAASYREEQKADKETKVADLVGVNMEGPFISTKKKGAQDARNIIPCDVGVYRRFQKAAKGLVKFIGIAPEASDAGEFIREVKEEVQVSLAHTNADYNTAKAAFDAGASHAVHLYNAMPAFTHREPGVVGAVSDSDHVMAEMICDGVHLHPAVVRATFKMLGEDRIILISDSMRAAGMPDGRYTLGGLDVEVTGNRAVLVSDGALAGSVTTLPDCVRTVVKKMGIPLGTAVACASMNPAKSLGIFDQYGSIRTGKKADLVLWDKELNLQMVIKDGQIIT, from the coding sequence ATGATTGTAAAAAATGTCATGGTATTTACGGAAGAAAAAGAATTTGTTCCGGGATTTCTGGAGATCGCAGATGGCGTATTCCGGCAGGTCTGCCTGGGAAAAGAAACGGAGAACGCCGCATTTTCCCAGAAGGAACAGATTGTCGACGGACAGGGAGCTTATGCACTGCCAGGTATGATCGATCTGCATTTTCATGGCTGTATGGGGTATGATTTCTGTGATGGAACAAAAGAAGCGGTAGAAGCAATCGCTGCATATGAAGCGTCTATCGGTGTGACTGCAATCTCTCCGGCTACTATGACACTTCCCGTGGAGGTCCTTGAAGAGATTCTCGGCACAGCGGCTTCCTATCGCGAGGAGCAGAAAGCGGACAAGGAAACGAAGGTGGCGGATCTTGTGGGCGTTAACATGGAAGGCCCGTTTATCAGCACCAAGAAAAAGGGAGCCCAGGACGCGAGAAATATTATTCCCTGCGACGTAGGGGTCTACCGCAGATTCCAGAAGGCGGCAAAAGGTCTTGTGAAATTTATCGGTATCGCTCCGGAGGCATCAGATGCCGGGGAGTTTATCCGGGAAGTAAAAGAGGAAGTACAGGTTTCGCTGGCACACACCAACGCGGATTATAATACGGCGAAGGCGGCATTTGACGCGGGTGCTTCTCATGCGGTACATCTGTATAATGCGATGCCGGCTTTTACGCACCGGGAACCCGGCGTGGTGGGAGCTGTATCGGACAGTGACCATGTCATGGCGGAGATGATCTGTGACGGAGTGCATTTGCACCCGGCAGTGGTCAGGGCGACATTTAAGATGCTGGGAGAGGATAGGATCATTCTCATCAGTGACAGTATGCGTGCGGCAGGAATGCCAGATGGCAGATATACGCTGGGAGGACTTGATGTGGAGGTTACCGGAAACCGTGCGGTTCTGGTATCCGACGGTGCACTGGCAGGCTCTGTCACGACGCTTCCGGATTGTGTGCGGACAGTGGTCAAAAAAATGGGAATCCCGCTTGGCACGGCGGTGGCATGTGCCAGCATGAATCCTGCGAAAAGTCTCGGAATTTTCGATCAGTACGGTTCAATCAGAACAGGGAAAAAGGCAGATCTTGTACTCTGGGACAAGGAGCTGAATCTACAGATGGTCATCAAAGATGGTCAGATTATAACCTAA